In Rubrivirga marina, the following are encoded in one genomic region:
- a CDS encoding PQQ-dependent sugar dehydrogenase, whose amino-acid sequence MPRVLLLAAALFVTVGACAQPEPAPPASAAASADPETTVETEAGTLGVYEVASGLDHPWGIAFLPDGRALVTERAGRLHLLGDGTLDVVAGTPEVADDGQGGLLDVALDPDFETNQLVYLTYAKPGPSGGAATAVGRGRLDGGALVGFEDLWVQAPFERGGRHFGSRIAFAPDGMLLVSSGDRGQEDPAQDLGNTVGTIVRLNRDGSVPDDNPFVGQDGAEPEIWAYGIRNAQSLAVHPTTGEIWEAEFGPRGGDELNLIERGANYGWPLVSSGSEYSGASIPDPSTRPDLTVAVRDWSPVISPSGMLFYTSSTIPAWTGSLMLGSLGRQGIVRLELDGDMVTHEETVELGVRIRDVEQGPDGAVYVLTDDGNGAVWRLAPLPAE is encoded by the coding sequence ATGCCCCGCGTCCTTCTCCTCGCCGCCGCCCTGTTCGTGACCGTCGGCGCGTGCGCCCAACCGGAGCCGGCCCCGCCCGCCTCGGCGGCCGCTTCGGCGGACCCCGAGACGACGGTCGAGACCGAAGCGGGGACGCTCGGCGTCTACGAGGTCGCGTCGGGGCTCGACCACCCGTGGGGGATCGCGTTCCTCCCCGACGGCCGGGCCCTCGTGACCGAGCGGGCCGGCCGCCTCCATCTCCTGGGCGACGGGACGCTCGACGTGGTCGCCGGCACGCCCGAGGTCGCCGACGACGGGCAGGGCGGGCTGCTCGACGTGGCCCTCGACCCCGACTTCGAGACGAACCAACTCGTGTATCTGACCTACGCCAAGCCCGGGCCAAGCGGTGGGGCGGCGACGGCGGTCGGACGGGGCCGGCTCGACGGCGGCGCGCTGGTCGGCTTCGAGGACCTGTGGGTGCAGGCGCCGTTCGAGCGCGGCGGCCGGCACTTCGGGTCGCGCATCGCGTTCGCGCCCGACGGGATGCTGCTCGTGTCTTCGGGGGATCGCGGGCAGGAGGACCCGGCTCAGGACCTCGGCAACACGGTCGGCACGATCGTCCGCCTCAACCGGGACGGCTCGGTCCCCGACGACAACCCGTTCGTGGGCCAGGACGGCGCCGAGCCTGAGATCTGGGCCTACGGCATCCGCAACGCGCAGAGCCTCGCGGTGCACCCGACGACGGGCGAGATCTGGGAGGCCGAGTTCGGCCCGCGCGGCGGCGACGAGCTCAACCTCATCGAGCGCGGCGCCAACTACGGCTGGCCGCTCGTGAGCTCCGGCTCCGAGTACAGCGGCGCCTCAATCCCCGACCCCTCGACGCGGCCCGACCTGACGGTCGCCGTCCGCGACTGGTCGCCGGTGATCTCGCCGTCGGGGATGCTGTTCTACACCTCCAGCACGATCCCCGCGTGGACCGGCAGCCTGATGCTGGGCAGCCTCGGCCGCCAGGGCATCGTCCGCCTCGAGCTCGACGGCGACATGGTCACGCACGAGGAGACCGTCGAACTCGGCGTGCGGATCCGCGACGTGGAGCAGGGCCCCGACGGCGCGGTCTACGTCCTCACCGACGACGGAAACGGGGCCGTCTGGCGCCTCGCCCCGCTCCCCGCCGAGTAG
- a CDS encoding TonB-dependent receptor domain-containing protein codes for MHRLVLAAALAALSAVSVDAQPDTTAVRDLGAVEVTASPFTLVPARAPLALAVRERTEAERATDPATALDAVGRGLPGLWISDRGNPSTGERVLVRGLGWRAAFGVRGTHVLLDGVPLTLADGQTQLNVIEAGLIERVEVLRGPASTFWGSGSAGVLSLSTEAGAPGGGRVRALGGAYGLAKAEAVARPALGAGRRLTAWGSALTQDGFRQQSAVEAYRGGFSGSADLGGGKTVGVVGLGAYLPRAESPGGITSAQAAEDPRQVRPESISQDARKRLTQGHVALSFGQPLGDARLRVTATGGARTLDNPIIPRYITLDRLSGGIRAVVEGGERVAWGVGVEAEAQRDDRLERDNDGGQPGAAVLTDQTETVRSVAVFARLGVPLGPLTVSAAARADLLEYAAEPAGAPSQSRTLGAVSPSVGLAYNTRVGGGAATLYANAAGALDAPTTTELGNRPDGAPGFNPDLRPERTWGGEVGARAAWPVAGGALGLDAAAFVAWARDLLLPTEVADVTVYRNEGEARHAGAEAGLRADGLRLRGGTLDAAVAVTVARGTFLDGPAGSETPEGNRVPGFPPHLATWTATWTTGGPLPLALGIDGEAADAYAADSAGELETDAYAVVHLRAALAGLAVGGVRATPFVTVRNVGDAQYAGSVVVNAFGGRFVEPAPGRHLAAGLSVAFD; via the coding sequence ATGCATCGCCTCGTTCTCGCCGCCGCGCTGGCGGCGCTCTCCGCCGTCTCCGTCGACGCCCAGCCGGACACGACGGCGGTCCGCGACCTCGGCGCCGTCGAGGTGACGGCGTCGCCGTTCACGCTCGTCCCGGCCCGCGCGCCCCTCGCCCTCGCGGTTCGTGAGCGGACCGAGGCGGAACGGGCCACGGACCCGGCCACGGCGCTCGACGCCGTCGGCCGCGGCCTCCCGGGGCTGTGGATCTCCGACCGCGGCAACCCGTCGACGGGCGAGCGCGTGCTCGTCCGCGGGCTCGGGTGGCGAGCGGCGTTCGGCGTCCGCGGGACGCACGTGCTCCTCGACGGCGTCCCGCTCACGCTCGCCGACGGCCAGACCCAGCTGAACGTGATCGAGGCCGGACTGATCGAGCGCGTCGAGGTCCTGCGGGGGCCCGCCTCGACGTTCTGGGGGAGCGGGTCGGCCGGGGTGCTCTCGCTCTCGACCGAGGCGGGCGCCCCCGGCGGCGGGCGCGTCCGGGCGCTCGGCGGGGCGTACGGGTTGGCCAAGGCCGAGGCCGTCGCCCGGCCTGCCCTCGGTGCCGGCCGGCGCCTCACGGCCTGGGGCTCGGCGTTGACGCAGGACGGCTTCCGCCAGCAGAGCGCCGTCGAGGCGTACCGGGGTGGATTCTCGGGCTCGGCCGACCTGGGCGGCGGGAAGACGGTCGGCGTCGTCGGCCTCGGGGCGTACCTCCCGCGGGCCGAGTCGCCGGGCGGGATCACGTCGGCGCAGGCGGCCGAGGACCCGCGCCAGGTCCGGCCCGAGTCGATCTCGCAGGACGCGCGGAAGCGGCTCACGCAGGGCCATGTCGCGCTCTCGTTCGGGCAGCCGCTCGGGGACGCGCGCCTCCGCGTGACCGCGACCGGCGGCGCGCGGACGCTCGACAACCCGATCATCCCGCGCTACATCACGCTCGACCGGCTCTCCGGCGGGATCCGCGCCGTGGTCGAAGGGGGCGAACGCGTCGCGTGGGGCGTCGGCGTGGAGGCCGAGGCGCAGCGCGACGACCGGCTGGAGCGCGACAACGACGGTGGCCAGCCGGGCGCCGCCGTCCTGACCGACCAGACCGAGACCGTCCGCTCCGTCGCCGTGTTCGCCCGCCTCGGCGTGCCCCTCGGCCCGCTGACGGTGTCGGCCGCCGCGCGCGCGGATCTCTTGGAGTACGCGGCCGAGCCCGCCGGCGCGCCCTCCCAGTCGCGGACGCTCGGGGCCGTCAGCCCGTCCGTCGGCCTCGCGTACAACACGCGCGTGGGCGGCGGCGCGGCGACGCTCTACGCCAACGCCGCCGGCGCCCTCGACGCGCCGACGACGACGGAGCTGGGCAACCGGCCCGACGGGGCGCCAGGCTTCAACCCCGACCTCCGGCCGGAGCGGACGTGGGGCGGCGAGGTCGGCGCGCGGGCGGCGTGGCCGGTCGCGGGCGGCGCGCTCGGCCTCGACGCGGCGGCCTTCGTGGCGTGGGCCCGCGACCTCCTCCTGCCCACCGAGGTCGCCGACGTGACGGTCTACCGCAACGAGGGCGAGGCCCGCCACGCGGGCGCCGAGGCGGGCCTCCGTGCCGACGGCCTCCGTCTCAGAGGCGGAACGCTGGACGCGGCTGTCGCTGTGACCGTCGCGCGCGGGACGTTCCTCGACGGGCCCGCCGGCAGTGAGACGCCCGAGGGCAACCGGGTCCCCGGCTTCCCGCCCCACCTCGCGACGTGGACCGCGACGTGGACCACGGGCGGGCCGCTGCCGCTCGCGCTCGGCATCGACGGCGAGGCCGCCGACGCGTACGCGGCCGACAGCGCGGGCGAGCTCGAGACCGACGCGTACGCCGTCGTCCACCTCCGCGCGGCTCTCGCCGGGCTGGCCGTTGGCGGGGTGCGGGCGACGCCGTTCGTGACCGTCCGCAACGTCGGCGACGCGCAGTACGCGGGATCGGTGGTCGTCAACGCGTTCGGCGGGCGGTTCGTGGAGCCGGCGCCCGGGCGGCACCTCGCGGCCGGGCTGTCGGTCGCGTTCGACTAG
- a CDS encoding aminotransferase class V-fold PLP-dependent enzyme: MLPSQKGRFSLPDGLHYLNAAYMSPLLKSVEAAGVEGVRLKRVPTDFGPADFFTSADRVRQLFAQLVGGQPKHVALVPAVSYAMATVAKNLDVERGQTIVVVAEQFPSHVYPWRRLADDAGATIRTVEPPAPLGTPGRGADWNARLLDAIDADAALVAVPNVHWADGTVFDLEAVGEQCRAVGAAFVVDGTQSVGALPFSVERARPDALAAAGYKWLLGPYGMGALWLGERFREGRPLEENWIGRAGSDEFAGLTSYEDAYAPGAVRFDVGERSNPILLPMLAAGIEQVLEWTPEAVQATCAGLAERVVDGARALGYAAAEADERAGHLFGLRPPESVRLDALAEALGARNVSVSIRGGSVRVSPHVYNTEADADALLAALGAARS; encoded by the coding sequence GTGCTCCCCTCCCAGAAAGGCCGCTTCTCGCTCCCCGACGGCCTCCACTACCTCAACGCGGCCTACATGAGCCCGCTGCTCAAGAGCGTCGAGGCGGCCGGGGTCGAGGGCGTCCGCCTCAAGCGCGTGCCCACCGACTTCGGCCCGGCGGACTTTTTCACGTCGGCCGACCGCGTCCGCCAGCTGTTCGCGCAGCTCGTGGGCGGGCAGCCGAAGCACGTCGCGCTCGTCCCGGCCGTCTCGTACGCCATGGCGACGGTGGCCAAGAACCTCGACGTGGAGCGGGGGCAGACGATCGTGGTCGTGGCCGAGCAGTTCCCGAGCCACGTCTACCCGTGGCGCCGGCTGGCGGACGACGCTGGCGCCACGATCCGGACGGTCGAGCCGCCGGCCCCGCTCGGCACGCCGGGGCGGGGCGCCGACTGGAACGCACGCCTTCTCGACGCCATCGACGCCGACGCCGCGCTCGTGGCCGTCCCCAACGTCCACTGGGCCGACGGGACCGTCTTCGATCTCGAAGCCGTGGGCGAGCAGTGTCGCGCCGTCGGCGCGGCGTTCGTGGTCGACGGGACGCAGTCGGTGGGGGCGCTCCCGTTCTCGGTCGAGCGGGCGCGGCCGGACGCGCTCGCGGCGGCCGGCTACAAGTGGCTGCTCGGGCCGTACGGGATGGGCGCGCTGTGGCTCGGCGAGCGCTTCCGCGAGGGGCGGCCGCTGGAAGAAAACTGGATCGGCCGGGCCGGCAGCGACGAGTTCGCCGGGCTCACGAGCTACGAGGACGCGTACGCGCCCGGCGCCGTCCGCTTCGACGTCGGCGAGCGGTCGAACCCGATCCTCCTCCCGATGCTGGCGGCCGGCATCGAGCAGGTCCTCGAGTGGACGCCCGAGGCGGTCCAGGCCACGTGTGCCGGGCTGGCGGAGCGGGTCGTCGACGGCGCCCGCGCCCTCGGCTACGCCGCCGCCGAGGCCGACGAGCGGGCCGGCCACCTGTTCGGCCTCCGCCCGCCCGAGTCCGTCCGCCTCGACGCGCTCGCGGAGGCGCTGGGCGCGCGGAACGTGTCGGTGTCGATCCGCGGCGGCTCGGTCCGCGTCTCGCCCCACGTCTACAACACCGAGGCGGACGCCGACGCCCTCCTCGCCGCCCTCGGCGCCGCGCGCTCGTAG
- a CDS encoding pyridoxamine 5'-phosphate oxidase family protein yields the protein MAAPRHASALARAARQPAADLRRRDRGAPDDAWIRERLRAAAVGTLATVRDGQPFLNANLFAYEEAVDGLGTIWLHTAHVGRTAANVALGAPAPVCFSVFEMGRMLPASRALEFSVEYAGVVAFGSGLVVEDAAAQRHGLALIMAKYAAHLQPETDYEPPTDADLARTSVFRVEIESWSGKTKAAPDDVPGAYRWPATGAPT from the coding sequence GTGGCCGCCCCCCGACACGCCTCCGCCCTCGCCCGCGCGGCCCGCCAGCCGGCCGCCGACCTCCGCCGCCGAGACCGCGGCGCGCCCGACGACGCCTGGATCCGCGAGCGCCTCCGGGCCGCCGCCGTCGGCACGCTCGCGACCGTGCGCGACGGGCAGCCGTTCCTCAACGCGAACCTGTTCGCCTACGAAGAGGCCGTCGACGGGCTCGGCACGATCTGGCTCCACACCGCCCACGTCGGGCGGACGGCCGCCAACGTCGCGCTCGGCGCCCCGGCCCCGGTCTGCTTCTCCGTCTTCGAGATGGGCCGGATGTTGCCCGCGAGCCGCGCGCTCGAGTTCTCGGTCGAGTACGCCGGCGTCGTCGCGTTCGGGTCGGGGCTCGTGGTGGAGGACGCCGCGGCGCAGCGCCACGGGCTGGCCCTCATCATGGCGAAGTACGCCGCGCATCTTCAGCCCGAGACCGATTACGAGCCGCCGACGGACGCCGACCTCGCGCGGACCTCGGTCTTCCGGGTCGAGATCGAGTCGTGGTCGGGCAAGACGAAGGCCGCGCCGGACGACGTCCCGGGCGCCTACCGGTGGCCCGCGACGGGCGCGCCCACGTGA
- a CDS encoding PQQ-dependent sugar dehydrogenase, which produces MRLLLLLAAVAFAAPASAQPPPNQIASFLSAAGPVGVYPVADGLDRPWGMTFLPDGRMLVTERPGHLRIVTPDGGVSGPVEGVPEVWARGQGGLLDVALDPDFEDNGFVYLSYARPNPDGEGAASALGRGRFVDDRIEGFEPLFTSVPYMSGGAHFGSRIAFGPDGHLFLATGERFQFDPAQDLSNHLGTVVRINRDGSVPDDNPFVGQDGAGPEIWSYGHRNIQAAAFDKITGDLYVAEMGPLGGDEFNRVERGANYGWPVVSWGMDYDGELIPDPPTRPEFEDAVAVWTASIAPSGMAHYTGAEVPGWQGSFLVGSLVYRSLVRMTLEDGAVTGQEMLPIGPRIREVEQGPDGRLYLLTDEPNPEGRVLVLRAIETSPPDGSN; this is translated from the coding sequence ATGCGCCTCCTGCTCCTCCTCGCCGCCGTCGCGTTCGCGGCGCCCGCCAGCGCCCAGCCGCCGCCCAACCAGATCGCCTCGTTCCTCTCCGCCGCGGGCCCCGTCGGCGTCTACCCCGTCGCCGACGGGCTCGACCGGCCCTGGGGGATGACGTTCCTCCCCGACGGCCGGATGCTCGTGACCGAGCGGCCGGGCCACCTCCGCATCGTGACGCCCGACGGCGGCGTCTCGGGCCCGGTCGAGGGCGTCCCCGAGGTGTGGGCCCGTGGGCAGGGCGGCCTGCTCGACGTCGCGCTCGACCCGGACTTCGAGGACAACGGCTTCGTCTACCTCTCCTACGCCCGCCCGAACCCGGACGGTGAGGGCGCCGCGTCGGCCCTCGGCCGCGGCCGGTTCGTCGACGACCGGATCGAGGGGTTCGAGCCCCTCTTCACGTCCGTGCCCTACATGTCGGGCGGCGCCCACTTCGGGAGCCGGATCGCGTTCGGGCCCGACGGCCACCTATTCCTCGCGACCGGCGAGCGGTTCCAGTTCGACCCGGCCCAGGATCTCTCGAACCACCTCGGCACCGTCGTACGGATCAACCGGGACGGTTCGGTTCCGGACGACAACCCGTTCGTGGGGCAGGACGGCGCCGGCCCCGAGATCTGGAGCTATGGCCACCGCAACATCCAGGCGGCCGCCTTCGACAAGATCACCGGCGACCTCTACGTGGCTGAGATGGGGCCACTCGGCGGCGACGAGTTCAACCGCGTCGAGCGCGGCGCCAACTACGGCTGGCCGGTCGTGAGCTGGGGCATGGACTACGACGGCGAGCTCATCCCCGACCCGCCCACGCGGCCGGAGTTCGAGGACGCCGTCGCCGTCTGGACGGCGTCGATCGCGCCGTCGGGGATGGCCCACTACACGGGCGCCGAGGTCCCGGGCTGGCAGGGGAGCTTCCTGGTCGGGAGCCTCGTCTACCGGAGCCTCGTCCGGATGACGCTCGAGGACGGCGCGGTGACGGGCCAGGAGATGCTCCCGATCGGCCCGCGGATCCGGGAGGTCGAGCAGGGGCCGGACGGCCGGCTCTACCTCCTCACCGACGAGCCGAATCCGGAGGGCCGGGTCCTCGTCCTCCGCGCCATCGAGACGTCGCCGCCGGACGGCTCGAACTAG
- a CDS encoding DUF971 domain-containing protein, protein MNADLQTRPVRLESNADDQTLTVEWADGRVSDYSYEGLRRACPCAECRGGHANMADPVDPIVFDLPSLMTYEVKELRPAGHYALQIVWGDGHGSGLFRWETLRQYDDVRRD, encoded by the coding sequence GTGAACGCTGACCTCCAGACCCGCCCTGTCCGCCTGGAATCGAACGCGGACGACCAGACGCTCACCGTCGAGTGGGCCGACGGGCGGGTCTCCGACTACTCATACGAGGGCCTCCGGCGGGCCTGCCCGTGCGCCGAATGCCGCGGCGGCCACGCGAACATGGCCGATCCCGTCGACCCCATCGTGTTCGACCTCCCGTCGCTGATGACGTACGAGGTCAAGGAGCTTCGCCCGGCCGGCCACTACGCGCTCCAGATCGTGTGGGGCGACGGCCACGGATCGGGCCTCTTTCGCTGGGAAACGCTCCGCCAGTACGACGACGTCCGCCGGGACTGA
- a CDS encoding SDR family oxidoreductase produces the protein MASLSGKTIFLTGGSRGIGRAIALRAARDGAHVAIAAKTAEPHPKLPGTIHTVAEEIEAAGGHALALQVDARDEDRVAEAVAETAERFGGIDIVVNNASAILLADTENTPMKRFDLMQQVNTRATFCTTQAALPHLKASAKAGRNPHVLVLSPPLNLDPKWFGPHVAYTISKYGMSMCVLGWGEEFQDDGIAANALWPRTTIATAAVKYALGGDAMMNMSRTPEIMADAAHWVLTQPSTTTGHFFIDDEVLARAGKTDLSEYAVTPGATEFMPDLFL, from the coding sequence ATGGCGTCCCTCTCCGGCAAAACGATCTTCCTCACCGGCGGCAGCCGCGGCATCGGCCGGGCCATCGCGCTCCGGGCGGCCCGCGACGGCGCCCACGTCGCCATCGCGGCCAAGACGGCCGAGCCGCACCCCAAGCTGCCCGGCACGATCCACACGGTCGCCGAGGAGATCGAGGCGGCGGGGGGGCACGCGTTGGCGCTCCAGGTCGACGCCCGCGACGAGGATCGTGTGGCGGAGGCCGTCGCCGAGACGGCCGAGCGGTTCGGCGGGATCGACATCGTCGTCAACAACGCGAGCGCGATCCTGCTGGCCGACACCGAGAACACGCCGATGAAGCGGTTCGACCTCATGCAGCAGGTCAACACGCGGGCCACGTTCTGCACGACGCAGGCCGCGCTACCGCACCTCAAGGCGAGCGCGAAGGCGGGGCGAAACCCGCACGTCCTCGTGCTCAGCCCACCGCTCAACCTCGACCCCAAGTGGTTCGGTCCGCACGTGGCGTACACCATCTCGAAGTACGGCATGTCGATGTGCGTCCTCGGCTGGGGCGAGGAGTTCCAGGACGACGGGATCGCCGCGAACGCGCTCTGGCCGCGGACGACGATCGCCACGGCGGCCGTCAAGTACGCCCTCGGCGGCGACGCCATGATGAACATGAGCCGGACGCCCGAGATCATGGCCGACGCCGCGCACTGGGTCCTCACGCAGCCGAGCACGACGACCGGCCACTTCTTCATCGACGACGAGGTGCTGGCGAGAGCTGGGAAGACCGACCTCTCGGAGTACGCCGTGACGCCCGGCGCGACCGAGTTCATGCCGGACCTGTTCTTGTAG
- a CDS encoding MFS transporter, protein MTLPAFLRTPRLRSAALPFAANGILYGTWASRIPEIQTRTGLSEGTLGLALLGLAVGLVVSAAAAGPLVARLGAHRVTLVALALFALAVVGPGLAVGLGSLAAVLVGLGLTSGLLDVSMNAWAAEVEAADGTTILGACHGSFSLGGMVGAGLGGAAAALGVPLALHFGACGLAFAGAALAQGLGVRAPAGAAPEADGDTPAVALPTGPVAGLAALAFCGLIVEGAMADWGAVFLREVLAASEAVAALGFAAFSACMAAARFGSDVATARVGDARLVRLGAALGAVGLAVCIVAPAVPLAVVGFGLVGLGFAAVVPALFRAASRAPLPPGVGIAAVAGAGYLGFLAGPPVIGFVAEASGLRTSFALLVALAGIVAAGSGAAFRRVRA, encoded by the coding sequence GTGACGCTCCCCGCCTTTCTACGGACGCCCCGGCTCCGCTCGGCGGCGCTGCCGTTCGCCGCCAACGGGATTCTCTATGGCACGTGGGCCTCGCGCATCCCCGAGATCCAGACGCGCACGGGGCTGAGCGAGGGGACGCTCGGGCTGGCGCTTCTCGGGCTGGCCGTCGGGCTCGTCGTGTCGGCCGCGGCGGCCGGGCCGCTCGTGGCGCGACTCGGGGCGCACCGCGTGACGCTCGTCGCCCTCGCCCTGTTCGCGCTCGCCGTGGTCGGGCCGGGACTCGCCGTCGGGCTCGGGTCGCTGGCCGCCGTCCTCGTCGGGCTCGGCCTCACGAGCGGGCTCCTCGACGTGTCGATGAACGCGTGGGCGGCCGAGGTCGAGGCGGCCGACGGGACGACGATCCTCGGCGCGTGCCACGGGTCGTTCAGCCTCGGCGGGATGGTGGGCGCCGGCCTCGGCGGGGCCGCCGCCGCGCTCGGCGTGCCGCTCGCGCTCCACTTCGGCGCGTGCGGCCTTGCGTTCGCGGGCGCCGCGCTCGCCCAGGGCCTCGGCGTCCGCGCCCCCGCCGGCGCCGCGCCCGAGGCGGACGGAGACACGCCGGCCGTGGCCCTCCCGACCGGGCCGGTGGCCGGGCTCGCCGCGCTCGCGTTCTGCGGGCTCATCGTCGAGGGCGCCATGGCCGACTGGGGCGCCGTGTTCCTCCGCGAGGTGCTGGCGGCGTCCGAGGCCGTCGCCGCGCTCGGGTTCGCGGCGTTCTCGGCGTGCATGGCCGCCGCGCGCTTCGGGTCGGACGTCGCGACGGCCCGCGTGGGCGACGCGCGGCTGGTCCGCCTCGGCGCCGCGCTGGGCGCGGTCGGGCTGGCGGTGTGCATCGTCGCGCCCGCCGTGCCGCTGGCCGTCGTCGGGTTCGGCCTCGTGGGCCTCGGGTTCGCGGCCGTCGTCCCGGCCCTGTTCCGGGCGGCGTCGCGGGCGCCGCTGCCGCCGGGCGTCGGGATCGCGGCCGTGGCGGGCGCGGGCTACCTCGGCTTCCTCGCCGGCCCGCCCGTGATCGGCTTCGTCGCCGAGGCGTCCGGGCTCCGGACGTCGTTCGCCCTTCTCGTCGCGCTGGCCGGGATCGTCGCCGCCGGGTCCGGCGCGGCGTTCCGCCGCGTGCGGGCGTAG